The Pseudomonas eucalypticola genome has a window encoding:
- a CDS encoding SprT family zinc-dependent metalloprotease: protein MPELLKSRVESCFQQAEAFFKRSFARPQVSFKLRGQKAGVAHLHENLLRFNPQLYRENSEDFLRQTVPHEVAHLVAHQLFGDRIAPHGEEWQLIMRGVYELPPNRCHTYEVKRRRVTRYIYKCPCADSDFPFSAQRHKLVHQGRRYLCRRCRHTLVFTGETRVE from the coding sequence ATGCCCGAGTTACTCAAGTCCCGCGTCGAATCCTGTTTTCAGCAAGCCGAAGCCTTTTTCAAACGTTCCTTCGCCCGCCCCCAGGTCAGCTTCAAGCTGCGGGGGCAGAAGGCCGGCGTCGCGCACCTGCATGAAAACCTGCTGCGCTTCAACCCGCAGCTGTACCGTGAAAACAGTGAAGATTTCCTGCGCCAGACCGTGCCCCACGAGGTTGCCCACCTGGTCGCCCACCAGTTGTTCGGCGACCGTATCGCGCCCCATGGGGAAGAATGGCAGTTGATCATGCGCGGCGTGTACGAACTGCCGCCCAACCGCTGCCACACCTATGAGGTGAAACGCCGGCGGGTCACGCGCTACATCTACAAATGCCCATGTGCCGATAGCGACTTCCCCTTCTCGGCCCAACGCCACAAGCTGGTCCACCAGGGGCGGCGTTACCTGTGCCGGCGCTGCCGCCATACCCTGGTGTTCACCGGGGAAACCCGGGTGGAATGA
- a CDS encoding dicarboxylate/amino acid:cation symporter encodes MTTRQPLYKSLYFQVIVAIIIGIALGHFYPDTAVTLKPLGDGFIKLIKMVIAPIIFCTVVSGIAGMENMKAVGKTGGYALLYFEIVSTIALLIGLVVVNVIGPGNGMHIDPATLDASKVATYVAAGKDQSVIAFFLNIIPNTIVGAFATGDILQVLMFAVLFGFALHRLGAYGKPLLDLIDRFAHVMFNIISMIMKLAPIGALGAMAFTIGAYGVSSLVQLGQLMICFYITCILFVLLVLGSIARFHGFSILKLVRYIREELLIVLGTSSSESALPRMLVKMERLGAQKSVVGLVIPTGYSFNLDGTAIYLTMAAVFIAQATDTHMDLFHQLTLLAVLLISSKGAAGVTGSGFIVLAATLSAVGHLPVAGLALILGIDRFMSEARALTNLVGNAVATLVVAKWVGELDEDTMKTQLAAGPTAIEVAEAHEAVVVDTPR; translated from the coding sequence ATGACGACTCGTCAGCCACTGTACAAATCGCTGTATTTCCAGGTGATCGTCGCGATCATCATCGGTATTGCGTTGGGGCACTTCTACCCTGACACCGCCGTTACCCTGAAACCCCTGGGCGACGGCTTCATCAAACTGATCAAAATGGTCATCGCCCCCATCATTTTCTGCACCGTGGTCAGCGGCATCGCTGGCATGGAGAACATGAAGGCCGTGGGCAAGACCGGTGGCTATGCGCTGCTGTACTTCGAAATCGTCTCTACCATCGCGCTGCTGATCGGCCTGGTGGTGGTGAACGTGATCGGCCCGGGCAACGGCATGCACATCGACCCCGCCACCCTCGACGCTTCCAAGGTCGCCACCTACGTGGCCGCCGGTAAAGACCAGAGCGTGATCGCGTTCTTCCTCAACATCATCCCCAACACCATCGTCGGTGCCTTCGCCACCGGCGATATCCTGCAGGTGCTGATGTTCGCCGTGCTGTTCGGTTTCGCCCTGCACCGCCTGGGCGCCTACGGCAAGCCGCTGCTGGACCTGATCGATCGCTTCGCCCACGTGATGTTCAACATCATCAGCATGATCATGAAACTGGCGCCCATCGGCGCGCTGGGTGCCATGGCGTTCACCATCGGTGCCTACGGCGTGAGCTCGCTGGTGCAGCTGGGCCAGCTGATGATCTGCTTCTATATCACCTGCATCCTGTTCGTGCTGCTGGTACTGGGCTCCATCGCCCGCTTCCACGGTTTCAGCATTCTCAAGCTGGTGCGCTACATCCGTGAAGAGCTGCTGATCGTACTGGGTACTTCCTCGTCGGAATCGGCCCTGCCACGCATGCTGGTGAAGATGGAGCGCCTGGGCGCGCAGAAGTCGGTGGTTGGCCTGGTCATCCCGACGGGCTACTCGTTCAACCTGGACGGTACCGCCATCTACCTGACCATGGCCGCGGTGTTCATCGCCCAGGCCACTGACACTCACATGGACCTGTTCCACCAGTTGACCCTGCTGGCCGTGCTGCTGATCTCTTCCAAGGGCGCCGCTGGCGTCACTGGCAGCGGCTTCATCGTGCTGGCCGCCACCCTGTCGGCTGTTGGTCACTTGCCGGTGGCTGGCCTGGCGCTGATCCTGGGCATCGACCGCTTCATGTCCGAAGCCCGTGCCCTGACCAACCTGGTGGGCAATGCCGTGGCGACCCTGGTGGTTGCCAAGTGGGTAGGTGAGCTGGACGAAGACACCATGAAGACCCAGCTGGCCGCAGGCCCGACGGCTATCGAAGTGGCTGAAGCCCACGAGGCAGTGGTGGTCGACACCCCACGCTAA
- a CDS encoding ATP-binding protein has translation MIRSLRVRLMAAAFILAVLFMIGLLPALQSTFSLALRESIEQRLASDATTLISAARVENGQLQMPDLLPDERFNLPDSRLLGYIYNRQGDLVWRSRATTEQSINYKPRYDGMGAQFAHIREPNGEEYFVYDVEVKLLGGKSAAYSIVALQPVREYKMILSGLREKLSLGFGAALLALLVLLWAGLTWGLRALRQLSSELDEIESGKRDSLSETHPRELLRLTGSLNRLLSSEREQRGRYRDSLGDLAHSLKTPLAVLQGVSETIAQRPENVEQARILQSQIERMSQQIGYQLQRASLRKSGLVRHQVPLKPMLDSLCSTLEKVYRDKPVQVTYAIPDNAQVPMEQGALLEMLGNLLENAYRLCLSEVKISLGYSGAALELSVEDDGPGVPPSQRARILQRGERLDRQNPGQGIGLAVVKDIIESYDALLILDDSPLGGAAFRVRFKPL, from the coding sequence ATGATTCGATCGCTGCGCGTACGGCTGATGGCGGCCGCCTTCATTCTGGCGGTGCTGTTCATGATCGGCCTGCTGCCAGCGCTGCAAAGCACCTTCAGCCTGGCGCTGCGCGAATCCATCGAGCAGCGCCTGGCGTCGGACGCCACCACCCTGATCTCCGCGGCCCGGGTCGAGAACGGCCAGTTGCAGATGCCTGACCTGTTGCCCGACGAACGCTTCAACCTGCCCGACAGCCGCCTGCTGGGCTACATCTACAACCGCCAGGGCGACCTGGTGTGGCGCTCGCGGGCCACCACCGAGCAAAGCATCAATTACAAGCCACGTTATGACGGCATGGGCGCGCAGTTCGCCCACATCCGCGAGCCCAATGGCGAGGAGTACTTCGTCTACGACGTGGAGGTGAAACTGCTGGGCGGCAAGAGCGCGGCCTACAGCATCGTCGCCCTGCAACCCGTGCGCGAGTACAAGATGATCCTCTCCGGGCTGCGCGAGAAGCTCTCGCTGGGCTTCGGCGCGGCCTTGCTGGCCCTGCTGGTGCTGTTGTGGGCCGGCCTGACCTGGGGCTTGCGTGCCTTGCGCCAGTTGAGTTCGGAACTGGACGAGATCGAGTCGGGCAAGCGTGACAGCCTCAGCGAAACCCACCCTCGGGAGTTGCTGCGCCTGACCGGTTCGTTGAACCGCCTGCTCAGCAGTGAGCGTGAGCAGCGCGGCCGTTATCGTGATTCCCTGGGCGACCTGGCCCACAGCCTGAAAACGCCGTTGGCGGTGTTGCAGGGCGTCAGCGAAACCATTGCCCAGCGCCCGGAAAACGTCGAGCAGGCGCGCATTCTGCAAAGCCAGATCGAGCGCATGAGCCAGCAGATCGGCTACCAGTTGCAGCGCGCCAGCCTGCGCAAGAGCGGCCTGGTGCGCCACCAGGTGCCGCTCAAGCCGATGCTCGACAGCCTGTGCAGCACCCTGGAGAAGGTTTACCGCGACAAGCCCGTGCAGGTCACCTATGCCATTCCCGACAACGCCCAGGTGCCCATGGAGCAAGGCGCGTTGCTGGAAATGCTCGGCAACCTGCTGGAAAACGCCTACCGGCTGTGCCTGAGCGAAGTGAAGATCAGCCTGGGCTACAGCGGCGCGGCGCTTGAGCTGAGCGTCGAAGACGACGGCCCGGGCGTGCCGCCGAGCCAGCGCGCGCGCATCCTGCAACGGGGTGAGCGCCTGGACCGGCAGAACCCGGGCCAGGGCATTGGCCTGGCGGTGGTCAAGGACATCATCGAAAGCTACGACGCCTTGCTGATTCTCGATGATTCGCCCCTGGGTGGCGCGGCCTTCCGGGTGCGCTTCAAGCCACTTTGA
- a CDS encoding response regulator: protein MKLLVVEDEALLRHHLYTRLTESGHVVEAVANAEEALYQASQYNHDLAVVDLGLPGMGGLELIRRLRADGKAFPVLILTARGNWQDKVEGLATGADDYVVKPFQFEELEARLNALLRRSSGFIQSTIVAGPLLLDLNRKQASLDEQLLALTAYEYRILEYLMRHHQQVVAKDRLMEQLYPDDDERDPNVIEVLVGRLRRKLEGTQGFKPIETVRGLGYLFTERCK, encoded by the coding sequence ATGAAACTGCTGGTGGTAGAAGACGAGGCGCTGTTGCGGCACCACTTGTACACCCGTTTGACCGAAAGCGGCCATGTGGTCGAAGCCGTCGCCAATGCCGAAGAGGCGTTGTACCAGGCTTCCCAGTACAACCATGACCTGGCCGTGGTCGACCTGGGCCTGCCGGGCATGGGCGGCCTGGAGCTGATCCGCCGCCTGCGCGCCGACGGCAAGGCGTTCCCCGTGCTGATCCTCACCGCCCGTGGCAACTGGCAGGACAAAGTCGAAGGCCTGGCCACCGGCGCCGACGACTATGTGGTAAAACCCTTCCAGTTCGAAGAGCTGGAAGCACGCCTCAACGCCTTGCTGCGCCGCTCCAGTGGCTTCATCCAGTCGACCATCGTCGCCGGCCCGCTGCTGCTGGACCTCAACCGCAAGCAGGCGAGCCTGGACGAACAGCTGCTGGCCCTGACCGCCTACGAATACCGCATTCTTGAATACCTGATGCGCCATCACCAGCAGGTGGTGGCCAAGGACCGCCTGATGGAACAACTGTACCCGGACGATGACGAGCGCGACCCGAACGTCATCGAAGTGCTGGTCGGCCGCCTGCGCCGCAAGCTGGAAGGCACCCAAGGCTTCAAGCCCATCGAGACCGTGCGCGGCCTGGGCTACCTGTTCACCGAGCGGTGTAAATGA
- a CDS encoding dienelactone hydrolase family protein, translating into MRVLLMCLLLLASTLAQAEIKTQELHYKDLNGTPLVGYFAYDDAIQGPRPGVVVVHEWWGLNDYAKGRARALAALGYSALAIDMYGEGKNTEHPKDAMAFMQEASANAAVSSARFDAGVKLLKQQPQTNPAKIAAIGYCFGGTVVLNAARHGASLAGVVSFHGGLAAKTRATKGSVKTPILVEHGELDSMSTPKDVADFKTEMSTAGVNYQFVVQPGAKHGFTNPDADRLAHGDHGGPDIGYNKEADEKSWADMQAFLKKVFG; encoded by the coding sequence ATGCGCGTATTGCTGATGTGCCTGCTGCTTTTGGCCAGCACCCTGGCCCAGGCCGAAATCAAGACCCAGGAACTGCACTACAAGGACCTCAACGGCACACCGCTGGTGGGCTACTTCGCCTACGACGACGCCATCCAGGGCCCACGCCCGGGCGTGGTGGTGGTGCATGAATGGTGGGGCCTGAACGACTACGCCAAGGGCCGCGCCCGCGCCCTGGCGGCGCTGGGCTACAGCGCCCTGGCCATCGACATGTACGGCGAAGGCAAGAACACCGAGCACCCCAAGGACGCCATGGCCTTCATGCAGGAGGCCTCGGCCAATGCCGCGGTGTCCAGCGCGCGCTTCGATGCCGGGGTCAAACTGCTCAAGCAACAGCCCCAGACCAACCCGGCGAAAATCGCCGCCATTGGCTACTGCTTCGGCGGCACCGTGGTCCTCAACGCTGCGCGCCACGGCGCCAGCCTGGCCGGCGTGGTAAGTTTCCACGGCGGCCTGGCCGCCAAGACCCGCGCCACCAAGGGCAGCGTGAAAACGCCGATTCTGGTTGAACATGGTGAACTGGACAGCATGAGCACACCCAAGGACGTCGCCGACTTCAAGACCGAAATGTCCACTGCCGGGGTCAATTACCAGTTCGTGGTGCAGCCAGGCGCCAAACACGGCTTCACCAACCCCGACGCCGACCGGCTGGCCCATGGCGATCATGGCGGGCCGGACATCGGCTACAACAAGGAAGCGGATGAAAAGTCCTGGGCGGACATGCAGGCGTTCTTGAAGAAAGTGTTCGGTTAA
- a CDS encoding 4'-phosphopantetheinyl transferase family protein: protein MTRSLPLCCTAPHRHWPLPFALPGAVLVSSQFDPKSLAPDDFARAGIAPPASIQRSVAKRQAEFLAGRLCARTALHQLANLDHVPAIGEDRAPVWPAGISGSITHGTGWAGAIVARANEWQGLGLDMENLLGDDRATRLAAEILTADELARMDPAQVSLAVTLTFSIKESLFKALYPIVGKRFYFEHAEVLAWDAQGKVRLRLLTDLSAQWCNGRELEGQFAVQGDQLLSLIAISC, encoded by the coding sequence ATGACCCGCTCACTTCCCCTTTGCTGCACCGCCCCCCACCGCCACTGGCCCTTGCCCTTCGCCCTGCCCGGCGCCGTGCTGGTCAGCAGCCAGTTCGACCCCAAGTCCCTGGCCCCCGACGATTTCGCCCGCGCCGGCATCGCGCCGCCCGCCAGCATCCAGCGTTCGGTAGCCAAGCGCCAGGCCGAGTTCCTGGCGGGCCGCCTGTGCGCCCGCACGGCCCTCCACCAGTTGGCCAACCTGGACCACGTCCCCGCCATCGGTGAAGACCGTGCGCCTGTCTGGCCAGCCGGCATCAGCGGCTCCATCACCCATGGCACTGGCTGGGCCGGCGCCATCGTCGCCCGAGCCAACGAGTGGCAAGGCCTGGGCCTGGACATGGAGAACCTGCTGGGCGACGACCGCGCCACGCGGTTGGCGGCGGAAATTCTCACCGCCGATGAACTGGCCCGCATGGACCCGGCCCAGGTGTCCCTGGCCGTGACCCTGACATTCTCCATCAAGGAAAGCCTGTTCAAGGCGCTGTACCCCATCGTCGGCAAGCGCTTCTATTTCGAGCATGCCGAGGTGTTGGCGTGGGATGCCCAGGGCAAGGTCCGCCTGCGCCTTCTGACCGACCTGTCAGCGCAGTGGTGCAACGGCCGTGAACTGGAAGGGCAATTCGCGGTACAGGGTGATCAACTCCTGAGCTTGATCGCTATTTCCTGCTGA
- the fhuF gene encoding siderophore-iron reductase FhuF, which produces MNHEWATGPCAGMLHGLVPAADPRPAIPLDRALATAHLDAALLRIYGPALFAEQKPVLVSQWSKYFFMHWLPAVLVTQLAYGWYLPLQLDQLALVLDERGLPLGVKLLEEGEPGEADESLEPVVQASLRPFVERLSAYGEVPTAVLWGNAGDYLEQAVVRLQALGVAVGPALALLQARKAADGRGNPLYEPVRYLPDGKRQRRSCCLAYKVEWVGPCEHCPLVA; this is translated from the coding sequence ATGAATCACGAGTGGGCTACCGGGCCCTGCGCCGGCATGCTGCACGGCCTGGTGCCAGCGGCCGACCCGCGCCCCGCCATCCCCCTGGACCGGGCCCTGGCCACCGCCCACCTGGACGCTGCCCTGCTGCGCATCTACGGCCCCGCGCTGTTTGCCGAGCAGAAGCCGGTGCTGGTGTCGCAATGGTCCAAGTACTTTTTCATGCACTGGCTGCCGGCGGTGCTGGTCACCCAACTCGCCTATGGCTGGTACCTGCCGCTGCAATTGGACCAGTTGGCCCTGGTGCTCGATGAGCGCGGTTTGCCGCTGGGCGTGAAGCTGCTGGAGGAGGGTGAGCCGGGCGAGGCGGATGAATCCCTGGAGCCGGTGGTGCAGGCCAGCCTGCGGCCGTTCGTTGAGCGCCTCAGTGCCTACGGCGAGGTGCCCACCGCCGTGTTGTGGGGCAATGCCGGGGATTACCTGGAGCAGGCCGTGGTGCGGCTGCAGGCGCTGGGTGTGGCGGTGGGGCCGGCGTTGGCATTGCTGCAGGCGCGCAAGGCGGCGGATGGGCGGGGCAACCCTTTATATGAGCCGGTGCGGTATTTGCCCGACGGCAAGCGGCAGCGGCGCAGTTGCTGCCTGGCGTACAAGGTGGAGTGGGTGGGGCCGTGCGAGCACTGCCCGTTGGTGGCCTGA
- a CDS encoding ribonucleoside-diphosphate reductase subunit alpha, with translation MQTDTTRENPQGQAPQAPASSQDLNATAPGQLRVIKRNGTVVPYTDDKITVAITKAFLAVEGGTAAASSRIHDTVARLTEQVTATFKRRMPSGGTIHIEEIQDQVELALMRAGEQKVARDYVIYRDARSKERAVRTTAEAPVDAHPSIRITLADGNLAPLDMGRLNTIITEACEGLEEVDGDLIQRETLKNLYDGVALKDVNTALVMTARTLVEREPNYSFVTARLLMDTLRAEGLGFLEVAESATHHEMADLYAKALPAYVAKGIEFELLNPVLAEFDLEKLGKAINHERDQQFTYLGLQTLYDRYFIHKDGVRFELPQIFFMRVAMGLAIEEKNREERAIEFYNLLSSFDYMASTPTLFNAGTLRPQLSSCYLTTVPDDLSGIYHAIHDNAMLSKFAGGLGNDWTPVRALGSYIKGTNGKSQGVVPFLKVVNDTAVAVNQGGKRKGAVCAYLETWHLDIEEFIELRKNTGDDRRRTHDMNTANWIPDLFMKRVFDDGKWTLFSPNEVPDLHDLTGKAFEERYEYYEALTEYNKIKVFKTIQAKDLWRKMLSMLFETGHPWLTFKDPCNLRSPQQHVGVVHSSNLCTEITLNTNKDEIAVCNLGSINLPNHIVGGKLDTAKLERTVNTAVRMLDNVIDINYYSVPQAKNSNFRHRPVGLGIMGFQDALYLQHIPYGSDAAVEFADKSMEAVSYFAIQASCDLADERGAYETFQGSLWSKGILPLDSQQILIEARGQKYIDVDLNETLDWAPVRARVQKGIRNSNIMAIAPTATIANITGVSQSIEPTYQNLYVKSNLSGEFTVINPYLVRDLKARGLWDAVMINDLKYYDGSVQQIERIPQELKDLYATAFEVETKWIVDAASRRQKWIDQAQSLNLYIAGASGKKLDVTYRMAWYRGLKTTYYLRALAATSTEKSTINTGKLNAVSSGGDSAPVQAAGPAPVPKACAIDEPDCEACQ, from the coding sequence ATGCAGACCGACACAACTCGCGAGAACCCGCAAGGCCAGGCGCCCCAGGCACCAGCATCCAGCCAGGATCTGAACGCCACCGCGCCAGGCCAGCTGCGCGTGATCAAGCGCAACGGAACCGTCGTGCCTTACACCGACGACAAGATCACCGTCGCCATCACCAAAGCGTTCCTCGCAGTTGAAGGCGGCACCGCTGCCGCTTCGTCGCGCATCCACGACACCGTGGCACGCCTGACCGAACAGGTCACCGCGACCTTCAAGCGTCGCATGCCCTCGGGCGGCACCATCCACATTGAAGAAATCCAGGACCAGGTAGAACTGGCCCTGATGCGTGCCGGCGAGCAGAAAGTGGCCCGCGACTACGTCATCTACCGCGACGCCCGTTCCAAGGAACGCGCCGTGCGCACCACCGCCGAAGCACCGGTCGATGCCCACCCAAGCATCCGCATCACCCTGGCCGACGGCAACCTGGCGCCGCTGGACATGGGCCGCCTGAACACCATCATCACCGAAGCCTGCGAAGGCCTGGAAGAAGTCGACGGCGACCTGATCCAGCGTGAAACCCTGAAGAACCTGTACGACGGCGTGGCCCTGAAAGACGTCAACACCGCGCTGGTGATGACCGCCCGTACTCTGGTAGAGCGCGAGCCGAACTACTCGTTCGTGACGGCCCGCCTGCTGATGGACACCCTGCGCGCCGAAGGCCTGGGCTTCCTGGAAGTGGCCGAGAGCGCCACCCACCACGAAATGGCCGACCTGTACGCCAAAGCGCTGCCGGCCTACGTGGCCAAAGGTATCGAATTCGAACTGCTGAACCCGGTTCTGGCCGAATTCGACCTGGAAAAACTGGGCAAGGCGATCAACCACGAGCGCGACCAGCAGTTCACTTACCTGGGCCTGCAAACCCTGTACGACCGCTACTTCATCCACAAGGATGGCGTGCGTTTCGAACTGCCGCAGATCTTCTTCATGCGCGTGGCCATGGGCCTGGCTATCGAAGAGAAAAACCGTGAAGAGCGCGCGATCGAGTTCTACAACCTGCTGTCGTCCTTCGACTACATGGCCTCGACCCCGACCCTGTTCAACGCCGGCACCCTGCGCCCGCAACTGTCCAGCTGCTACCTGACCACCGTGCCGGATGACCTGTCGGGCATCTACCACGCCATCCACGACAACGCCATGCTGTCCAAATTCGCAGGCGGCCTGGGCAACGACTGGACCCCGGTTCGTGCGCTGGGTTCGTACATCAAGGGCACCAACGGCAAGTCGCAAGGCGTCGTGCCGTTCCTGAAAGTGGTCAACGACACCGCCGTGGCCGTGAACCAGGGTGGCAAGCGCAAGGGCGCTGTGTGTGCCTACCTGGAAACCTGGCACCTGGACATCGAAGAGTTCATCGAACTGCGCAAGAACACCGGTGATGACCGTCGTCGTACCCACGACATGAACACTGCCAACTGGATCCCTGACCTGTTCATGAAGCGCGTCTTCGATGACGGCAAGTGGACCCTGTTCTCGCCAAACGAAGTGCCAGACCTGCACGACCTGACCGGCAAGGCCTTCGAAGAGCGCTACGAGTACTACGAAGCCCTGACCGAATACAACAAGATCAAGGTATTCAAGACCATCCAGGCCAAAGACCTGTGGCGCAAGATGCTGTCGATGCTGTTCGAAACCGGCCACCCATGGTTGACCTTCAAAGACCCGTGCAACCTGCGTTCGCCACAGCAGCACGTGGGCGTGGTCCACAGCTCGAACCTGTGCACCGAGATCACCTTGAACACCAACAAGGACGAGATCGCCGTCTGCAACCTGGGCTCGATCAACCTGCCGAACCACATCGTGGGTGGCAAGCTGGACACTGCCAAGCTGGAGCGCACTGTCAACACCGCCGTACGCATGCTCGATAACGTGATCGACATCAACTACTACTCGGTGCCACAGGCCAAGAACTCCAACTTCCGCCACCGTCCGGTCGGCCTGGGCATCATGGGCTTCCAGGACGCGCTGTACCTGCAGCACATCCCTTACGGTTCCGACGCTGCCGTCGAGTTCGCCGACAAGTCGATGGAAGCGGTCAGCTACTTCGCCATCCAGGCCTCCTGCGACCTGGCCGATGAGCGCGGCGCCTACGAGACGTTCCAGGGTTCGCTGTGGTCCAAGGGCATCCTGCCACTGGACTCGCAACAGATCCTGATCGAAGCCCGTGGCCAGAAGTACATCGACGTCGACCTGAACGAAACCCTGGACTGGGCCCCGGTCCGTGCCCGCGTTCAGAAAGGTATCCGCAACTCGAACATCATGGCCATCGCACCGACCGCCACCATCGCCAACATCACAGGCGTGTCGCAGTCGATCGAACCGACCTACCAGAACCTGTACGTGAAATCGAACCTGTCGGGCGAATTCACCGTTATCAACCCGTACCTGGTACGCGACCTGAAGGCCCGTGGCCTGTGGGACGCGGTCATGATCAACGATCTGAAGTACTACGACGGTTCCGTGCAGCAGATCGAGCGCATCCCGCAAGAGCTTAAAGACCTCTACGCGACTGCCTTCGAAGTGGAAACCAAGTGGATCGTCGACGCCGCCAGCCGTCGCCAGAAGTGGATCGACCAGGCTCAGTCGCTGAACCTGTACATCGCCGGCGCCTCGGGCAAGAAACTGGACGTGACCTACCGCATGGCCTGGTACCGTGGCCTGAAAACCACCTACTACCTCCGTGCCCTGGCCGCCACCAGCACCGAGAAGTCGACCATCAACACCGGCAAACTCAACGCCGTGTCGAGCGGTGGCGACAGCGCCCCGGTGCAGGCAGCCGGCCCAGCGCCAGTACCGAAGGCTTGCGCCATTGACGAGCCGGATTGCGAAGCTTGCCAATAA
- a CDS encoding ribonucleotide-diphosphate reductase subunit beta yields MLSWDEFDKEEGEQPAKGANAGHAAEAAMDKLDSAGAGAAKEARAVSSNDSAAVARAKAALDKLDVAEGLAELEGSAARVAVDEKRMINCRADLNQLVPFKYDWAWQKYLDGCANHWMPQEVNMTADIATWRNPEGLTDDERRIVMRNLGFFSTADSLVANNLALAVYRLITNPECRQYILRQAFEEAIHTHAYQYCIESLGMDEGEIFNMYHEIPSVAKKAAWGLKYTRAISDPEFNTGTPETDKELLRNLIAYYCVLEGIFFYCGFTQILSMGRRNKMTGVAEQFQYILRDESMHLNFGIDVINQIKIENPHLWDAELKEEASQMILQGTQLEIEYARDTMPRGVLGMNAAMMEDYLKFIANRRLSQIGLKEEYPGTTNPFPWMSEIMDLKKEKNFFETRVIEYQTGGALSWD; encoded by the coding sequence ATGCTGAGCTGGGACGAATTCGACAAAGAAGAAGGCGAGCAACCCGCCAAAGGCGCCAACGCCGGCCACGCCGCTGAAGCCGCCATGGACAAACTCGACAGCGCCGGTGCCGGTGCTGCCAAGGAAGCCCGCGCCGTGAGCTCCAACGACTCCGCCGCCGTAGCCCGCGCCAAGGCCGCCCTCGACAAACTCGACGTCGCCGAAGGCCTGGCCGAGCTCGAAGGCTCCGCTGCCCGCGTTGCCGTTGACGAAAAGCGCATGATCAACTGCCGCGCCGACCTCAACCAACTCGTGCCTTTCAAGTACGACTGGGCCTGGCAAAAGTACCTGGACGGCTGCGCAAACCACTGGATGCCGCAAGAAGTCAACATGACCGCCGACATCGCCACCTGGCGTAACCCGGAAGGCCTGACCGACGACGAGCGCCGCATCGTCATGCGCAACCTGGGCTTCTTCAGCACCGCCGACTCCCTGGTCGCCAACAACCTGGCCCTGGCCGTGTACCGCCTGATCACCAACCCGGAGTGCCGCCAGTACATCCTGCGCCAGGCCTTCGAAGAGGCGATCCACACCCACGCCTACCAGTACTGCATCGAATCGCTGGGCATGGACGAGGGTGAAATCTTCAACATGTACCACGAGATCCCATCGGTCGCCAAAAAGGCAGCCTGGGGCCTGAAATACACCCGTGCCATCTCCGACCCGGAATTCAACACCGGCACCCCGGAAACCGACAAAGAACTGCTGCGCAACCTGATCGCCTACTACTGCGTACTGGAAGGCATCTTCTTCTACTGCGGCTTCACCCAGATCCTCTCCATGGGCCGCCGCAACAAAATGACCGGCGTCGCCGAGCAGTTCCAGTACATCCTGCGCGACGAGTCCATGCACCTGAACTTCGGTATCGACGTGATCAACCAGATCAAGATCGAAAACCCGCACTTGTGGGATGCTGAACTGAAGGAAGAGGCTTCGCAGATGATTCTGCAGGGCACTCAGCTGGAGATCGAATACGCTCGGGATACCATGCCTCGCGGCGTACTGGGCATGAACGCGGCGATGATGGAGGACTACCTCAAGTTCATCGCTAACCGTCGCCTGTCGCAGATTGGTCTGAAGGAAGAGTACCCAGGGACTACCAACCCGTTCCCTTGGATGAGCGAGATCATGGACTTGAAGAAGGAGAAGAACTTCTTTGAGACTCGGGTTATTGAGTATCAGACGGGTGGGGCGTTGAGCTGGGATTGA
- a CDS encoding DUF4365 domain-containing protein has protein sequence MSCALGKVGRGVGGTAIAHSKELLSLAYVQTLCAASGFNYNEPQLDNDGVDITIRGKNFPGKYSSPKIELQLKCTDIHSYIDMKTDELVYPLKVENYNILVSPSPLPTFLAVHFAPEESSSWVQHSRFGVTLRYGTFWMSLRGLSSSSNSASVSVRIPLSQRLDAASLLWMMEGASKGLEFFNGMKP, from the coding sequence ATGAGTTGCGCTTTGGGAAAGGTGGGAAGAGGCGTTGGGGGTACTGCTATTGCTCACTCCAAGGAGTTGTTGAGCCTGGCGTATGTTCAGACATTATGCGCTGCATCTGGTTTTAATTATAATGAGCCCCAGCTTGATAATGATGGGGTAGACATAACGATAAGGGGGAAGAATTTTCCCGGTAAATATTCGTCTCCTAAAATTGAATTGCAGCTAAAATGCACTGATATTCATTCTTATATAGATATGAAGACTGATGAGTTGGTCTATCCTCTGAAAGTTGAAAATTACAATATATTGGTGAGTCCGAGCCCCCTTCCTACATTTCTAGCTGTTCATTTTGCACCGGAGGAATCCAGCAGTTGGGTGCAGCATTCTAGGTTCGGAGTAACGCTAAGATATGGAACTTTTTGGATGAGTCTACGAGGCCTATCTTCCAGTTCCAATTCCGCGTCGGTGTCTGTTCGGATACCGCTTTCTCAACGACTAGACGCGGCGTCACTATTATGGATGATGGAAGGCGCTAGCAAAGGCCTCGAATTTTTCAATGGAATGAAACCGTGA